A region of the Mangifera indica cultivar Alphonso chromosome 10, CATAS_Mindica_2.1, whole genome shotgun sequence genome:
CTAACACTActaagattattaaatatttgaataagatTATACCTATCATAGAGAATATGTATCATTTAAATCTTTGTGAAGACCTTTAACTTTACATGTGTTGTTTTATATCTAACaatgttgttgttattatttttttgaatacaTATTTGTTTCAACAAGCTTTACTTTATAAGATGTCTTGATAATAGACTAAAACTAATTCTAATTTTGTTCGAATTGtttctttctatttatatttttgttttgccTTGAAGTGTGTGACCATTTAAATGAGACAAATGGTGAGCACCATCAAAATTAGTATCTTTCTTCAAgagacatttcatattttggCAAAAGTAgcaaaataagattatttaccTAAATGCTTTTAATATACGATTTTGCtaattaattttgagtataaacATACGAATCTTAATGTCTAACatcaatttttaaagatatgcAAAGAAAGGTTAGATGCTTATGCTTTTGATATAACCTTTCAAAAATTGTTTACTTGAATTGAcctaatttaatgataaaagaaatgtgcttttagtttgataattaatatcaataattcaACAATAAAGAAATGGTCTATTTAATGGATGGATGAAATTATATATGTCCATTTGAATCTTTTGAAAGAacaaattgatattcattacCAATCCACTAATTTTTCCTATGAGCAAACAATGCACAATTTTTCATTGGATAATAAgatcttttttattctttgacgGGTGTCCATAAGGGTGCAAAAATGGAGTAGAGCCGACTAGTGTTTGGCTTGAGGTCACTTCATTGGATTTTTTCTCCTTAAGGGGATGTGTTGTACGATATTCAAAACTTAGGGGGCATATAAGAATCAGCAAATCTTCTGGGGACCAGGGGAAATTGCctatgttaaatttataaaaaataaaataaaaaatgtaatgaaCAGAAGGCGCACGATAGCATTCACCAACTCTTTAAGTAGAAGCTGCCGAAACCCTCCCAAAACCCGCGTCTCTGGAAACATGTCCAAGAgcctaaatttaataaagacGAGCGCGTCGAATCCGAAAGTCTGGGTGGTGATCAGCGTGAGCGTGGTGGGGATCGTGGTTGTGGCGGAGACGCTGCGCCGTAGAAGGAAAGTAAAAGCGGATGGAAGAGTTGATTTCGGGGCTTTTATTGAAAGATTTGAACTGCTTCCTTTCCCTCAGCCGCCGCCTCCCGCTGCTGCACAGCCGCTTGCAGGCTTAACATTTGCCGTCAAGGACAAGTTAGCCTTCTTACTCACACATACtctgctctctctctctctctctctctcttctgtaCGGTTATTTTAGTTGCATGTTGTGATAGGTAGGGAGAGATTTGAATATTAATAGACGCAGATGTTATTGTATTGACTgatattttctttctaaaatatGACACAAATATTGGTTGGGGGGTTTTTGCGAGAGGTTGCTGGTTCtgcttttgtgttttgtttttgtattgagattttttttttggcaaatgGAAAGTACATTTTTACATAAAAGGAGGAATGATTTACATTTTGGGGTGTGTTTATGGCAGCTTTGATGTCAAGGGGTATATAACTGGGTTTGGGAGTCCGGACTGGGGAAGGACGCATGAGGAAGCCGACAAAACAGCGGTGGTGGTCACTCTTTTATTGAAGAATGGGGCTACTTGTGTTGGCAAGACCATAATGGATGAAATGGCTTTTGGGTGAGTCACTATTGTTACATCTTCTCAGAGATCAGAAGAATAGTGTGGTTTTTAATAAggttttgttaacttttgtCTTAGTATAACTGGGGAGAACAAGCATTATGGGGCCCCAATCAATCCGCACATGCCTTCTTATATTCCTGGAGGTTCTTCTAGCGGTTCTGCAGTGGCAGTTGCTGCTGAGCTTGTTGACTTTGCTCTTGGTAAGCTCAGTTGTGCTTTGAGTAATGGATGCTGTTTgctattcattttattttatcatttgttctactattttgttttaaacttaAGGGAATCCCAGATTTGACATCAGAATTCCAGGTTTTATAGTTGCCCTAAAAAATTCATTGACAGACTCTTAAATCCATGCTCACTTATGAGCCTTGCTGgttgatttctttctttttctgcaGGAAATTTATTAGTGGACTTTTGTTCGTGGATACAAGTTTTACCTCTTTAAGTATGCCCTCTAATCTAGGAAACTCTTATGCTCCATAGGTACTGATACAATTGGCTGTGTCAGAATTCCAGCGTCATTTTGTGGGATCCTTGGTTATCGACCATCTCATGGGGCCATTTCTACTGTTGGGATTCTGCCAAATTCTCAAACTCTGGAGACTGTTGGTATGGTTCTCAttgatagttttcaaaattttgtggataatattcttttgttttgttatttatttattcttttgagTTCTGATCAACTCATGCAAAAATGTGGTTTCCTGCATTTATTTTGCAGtgaatttttcttaattttattcagAATTTCTAGTTCAGCTAAAAAGCTGATCTCTACTGTAGAAATGAGTCATGTGCAGATTGTCCCATATTTTATAGGAGTTACGTGTATTTAAATGGTTTTGGGTATTTGAGATGATATTGGCTGGCTGTCTTACAGGCTTTGGGGTTTTTGAGGACTtcatttttgtctctttgtTTCAACTTACCTTGATTGCCTTTCTTGGTTGCGTTTTGTCATTTCATTGCATGGTGATCTTTCAGGATGGTTTGCTCGTACTCCATCTATTTTACATCGTGTTGGTCATGTTTTACTTCAACTAAATGCGGTGGAACCTAGGAGGCCAAGACGCCTTATTTTTGCTGATGATGTCTTCCAGCTTTCTAAGGTTCCCAAGCTGAAGACAGTGCATGTTATTAGCAAAGCAATTGAAAGTCTATCTGGGTGTAAGTTGCTGGGTTTTATGAAATATACTGATACAGTTTGTGAATTTAGTAGAggttttaatgttttatcttAAAGATCACAATGAAAACTATGTTATCTTTTGATCTCAACAAAGAAAGAATGTAACAACAATTACCCTATTTTTTGAAGTTGCTATGTGTTTTTCATTGCGCAGACAAGCCTCCAAACCATGTGAACTTTGGTCAGTATATTTCTTCCAGGGTGCCCAGTTTGAAAGGATTTCATGAAAAATCTACAAAATTGGAAAACGGAATGTCTATTTTGAAAGCTCTCTCATCAGTCATGATTTCATTACAAAGGTATATTTGAATAATTggcattcttttttatttcagtGATTGATGTATGTCAGTTTTAACAAAAAGTGAATATAGAAAtccttttccttattttttatattatttattttaattataagtcTGGTTCAGAATCTTCTTGTTTATTATGAAATCCATATAAGTTTCCAATTTGTAGTTTCGGgtatatatattgtaatttttttgctttttctgaGCATCTAGAGATTCATGTGAGCTGAATAAATGTAGATATGTTTATCCAGATATAATTGTTGAATGTGTGGAGAGAAAGCTGGGAAGCACTGTTATAAATTGCATGAGATTTCCTTTTACTAACAAACATGGTTTGATTAGTAATCTAATTCCTAATGAACATTGTTGACAAATATCAATCTAAGAGACACTTTGATTGTGACAGATGCTGTGATGAAGAAATtggagaaaaatattttaagtagATGCAGATCTAAATTATTGATTCTTAAATGTGTAGAACAATGGCCAAATAACTAGAATTATTATATGAACTAATATTTAATTGCTAAATTGAAACTTATGggttttctgttttattttttaaagaggaAGATTGATACCTGCAAGAATAAATCTTACCATGAAGCaataatttctcttcattttcaccccaagaatttattttttatttgcttcaAATTCTAGAGTTTGAGTAAACTCGATTAGGAGGTTATAAGTTTCTGATTCAGAAACAATTCTTCTGAAGCTGAAGGAGAATTTTGTTTTCTGATTTGGAAACAATTTTCTGAAGTGAAGATAAAATCTAAAAACCTCAGTTGCAcctttagtaattttaatatatgaaaacaTATTGATTTAATCTCCAAAAGCTATTTTCAAAggcaaattttgtttttcaaaatttcagaGGGACATATGCCACCACTCAATGCTTggagaataaaaaatttcagttacaAGTTGGCACAAAGCATCTGAAACGATATCCTATTTTTTGATAAgactttaaattaataagaaatgtCCAACATTTTAATTTACATTTCTCTTCTACATTCCTGTCAAGCTGTTGAATGGCTGGGCTATACCTATTGAAGAATCACTTTAACCATTGTATTTTTTCTATGTTTCTTATTCTAGCTTTCAGATTTCCATttctatttacatattttagATTTCCAATCCACTCAAAATCTTTGAATATGGATGTTTACATACTTCTAGAGCACTTTTATTCTGGCCTTTTTCAATTTAACCAATATGCATAATATCTCTGCCACATTTCAggtatgaatttaaaattaatcatgaGGAATGGATTAAATCAGTCAAACCAAGGTTTGGACCTGGTGTCTCTGATTGTGTTCATGAAGCGATTAACATAACACATGATAACATGAAACTCTTTTATAAAGTCCGGACGGAATGCGAGCAGCTCTTCAAAGTCTTTTAAAGGTCTCCCCAGATTACTGTTAGTATTCtttcttaaatatttacatgttaatattaaattataatttggtaaTAATTGTTGTGCTTTCTCTTGGATATATATCTAAGCATgttttatatacatacatgcaCATTGTAATTCTCTAGATAGAAtgttctaatataattttatcaggACCATGCTTTATGCTGTtacatttatctttaaaatatcatttcggTTTAGTGAGATAAATCCAATGGTATTTAAGTATAATCTTGATAGAACTTACATCAGGATGCCTTGACTATTACACACACAGGCACATTTCACAATAACAATCCTATTTATTGAAGCTATTGCTtcctttttgtgttttggtCCTAGTTTGTGTTctctttcaattatataaatctgTGAATACAGCATTTATTAGTGAGTAAACTAGGGGTAGATAGTTTTGATTTGTTGCAGAACGAGACTAGTGCTGCAAAAAGAAATCATCTAACTTCCACAAACTGATCTTATTGTGCAAAAAGGTTTATCTAGGGTTATTATTGTTgctaaatgaaaagaaaattgttaaagaTAAATGAATCTTACTTTCACAGCTCTTTCCCATGTTAGGTAGGGTTATAATTGTTGCtggcttattttcttttctaaatgcCAATTCCTTTACTGTCCTTCCCTGACTCTCTTCTGTTGCATgtttataatcattttttatttcatctttcttcagttgacaattttcatttgtaaaacAGAAAGCAGCAAAAACAGAGGATTACTTGtataattagaaaattgaaaagatgaaatcataaagaggataattttgtgttttcattTGATAGTTATTACAATGTTTCTTGTTTTTACAAGAAAATGATAACCAATACGtttttgatgtattttaatttcaatttttattatctgaaaataataagaaaatttcctAATTTTGAGCTAATTCAATTGCTTATTTACATTcgtgatattttttctttgaaacaaaaacagaaaataacaATAAGGAAC
Encoded here:
- the LOC123227226 gene encoding LOW QUALITY PROTEIN: outer envelope protein 64, mitochondrial (The sequence of the model RefSeq protein was modified relative to this genomic sequence to represent the inferred CDS: inserted 1 base in 1 codon) gives rise to the protein MNRRRTIAFTNSLSRSCRNPPKTRVSGNMSKSLNLIKTSASNPKVWVVISVSVVGIVVVAETLRRRRKVKADGRVDFGAFIERFELLPFPQPPPPAAAQPLAGLTFAVKDNFDVKGYITGFGSPDWGRTHEEADKTAVVVTLLLKNGATCVGKTIMDEMAFGITGENKHYGAPINPHMPSYIPGGSSSGSAVAVAAELVDFALGTDTIGCVRIPASFCGILGYRPSHGAISTVGILPNSQTLETVGWFARTPSILHRVGHVLLQLNAVEPRRPRRLIFADDVFQLSKVPKLKTVHVISKAIESLSGYKPPNHVNFGQYISSRVPSLKGFHEKSTKLENGMSILKALSSVMISLQRYEFKINHEEWIKSVKPRFGPGVSDCVHEAINITHDNMKLFYKVRTXMRAALQSLLKDDGILVIPTVADHPLKLNARKQYSAEFYSRAYVLSSIASMSSCCQVAIPLGKHDQHPISISFISYHGADKFLLDTVLDMYDSLHEEANIASNSVPFPDTNGNMDASELLKEKGNAAFKGRQWNKAVNYYNEAIKINGKNATYYCNRAAAYLELGCFQQAEEDCSIAISLDKKNVKAYLRRGTAKERLLRYKEALQDFKHALVLEPQNKVASLAEKRLRKLVT